Proteins encoded by one window of Superficieibacter sp. HKU1:
- a CDS encoding ParA family protein gives MKILPVISPKGGEGKSTFAAYLAGFLADAGLNTLLVDADYSQPTASSIFALEHESPFGLYELLMQMVSDHMQCISQTAIKNLDVIYSNDPDELLPTAMLHAADGRLRLRNILQHPFFNRYDVIIVDSKGATGVMTELSLLSSTGNVMGVVKPILPDVREFIRGSLHMLNRLKTYENYGIRLPDISILVNCIENTLLDREAMDGLAAIINEKHYDASALGNRDVYRLLNTRIEALDIFKLGHVKQQPVHRLEYKTRRKGPAAAVTMHDLACELFPEWQSHFSDVLTREVRHV, from the coding sequence ATGAAAATACTTCCCGTTATCTCTCCCAAAGGTGGAGAAGGCAAATCCACGTTTGCTGCTTACCTTGCCGGTTTTCTTGCCGATGCTGGCCTGAATACCCTTCTTGTGGATGCAGACTATTCCCAGCCCACAGCCAGCAGTATCTTCGCGCTGGAGCATGAATCCCCTTTCGGTCTCTATGAATTGTTGATGCAGATGGTCAGTGACCATATGCAATGCATTTCGCAGACCGCCATAAAAAATCTCGATGTCATCTACTCTAACGACCCGGACGAACTGTTGCCGACCGCGATGCTCCACGCTGCAGATGGCCGTCTTCGCCTGCGTAACATACTTCAGCATCCTTTCTTTAACCGTTATGACGTCATTATTGTGGATTCGAAAGGCGCAACAGGCGTCATGACCGAACTTTCCCTCCTTTCCTCTACCGGTAATGTGATGGGCGTTGTTAAACCCATCCTTCCGGATGTCCGCGAATTTATCCGCGGCTCCCTTCACATGCTTAACCGCCTGAAAACCTATGAAAATTACGGTATCCGCCTTCCTGATATTTCCATTCTCGTCAACTGTATCGAAAACACCCTGCTTGACCGTGAAGCAATGGACGGTCTTGCCGCCATCATTAACGAAAAACATTACGACGCCTCTGCGCTGGGCAACCGTGACGTTTATCGTTTACTCAATACCCGTATCGAGGCGCTGGATATTTTCAAACTGGGGCACGTAAAGCAGCAGCCCGTGCATCGTCTGGAATACAAAACACGCCGCAAAGGTCCGGCCGCAGCCGTCACCATGCACGACCTCGCGTGTGAACTGTTCCCTGAGTGGCAGAGCCATTTCAGTGACGTTCTGACCCGGGAGGTGCGTCATGTCTGA